One genomic segment of Streptomyces sp. RKND-216 includes these proteins:
- a CDS encoding class F sortase has protein sequence MRAVGWWAVLVAALLTSATTLVLAAAPQQAPSDFGRAPTAGHDGRHGGAAASGSRRPGVPVRLRLPNQHVRADVVPVGVTSAGDLAVPGDADDVGWYRPGARPGSRHGSAVLVGHVDSRSGELGALAALATVRRGDPLLVRQDDGTHTRYRITARRTVNKTALSDRVFRTTGPPVLTLITCTGPFQPEDGGYQQLLLVTATPAGPRAKG, from the coding sequence GTGCGCGCGGTGGGCTGGTGGGCGGTACTGGTGGCCGCCCTGCTCACCTCGGCCACCACGCTGGTCCTTGCGGCGGCGCCGCAACAGGCTCCGTCCGACTTCGGCCGCGCCCCTACGGCCGGCCATGACGGTCGCCACGGCGGCGCTGCGGCGTCCGGCAGCAGACGACCGGGCGTGCCGGTGCGGTTGCGGCTTCCCAACCAGCATGTACGGGCGGACGTGGTGCCGGTCGGCGTCACCTCCGCAGGCGACCTCGCCGTTCCGGGCGACGCCGACGACGTCGGCTGGTACCGCCCCGGCGCCCGCCCGGGCTCCCGCCACGGTTCCGCGGTCCTGGTCGGGCACGTGGACTCCCGGTCCGGCGAGCTGGGGGCGCTGGCCGCCCTGGCCACCGTCCGACGCGGCGACCCGCTGCTCGTCCGCCAAGACGACGGCACCCATACCCGCTACCGCATCACCGCGCGCCGCACGGTGAACAAGACCGCCCTCTCCGACCGCGTCTTCCGCACCACCGGGCCACCCGTCCTGACGCTGATCACCTGCACCGGCCCCTTCCAGCCCGAAGACGGTGGGTACCAGCAACTCCTCCTGGTCACCGCCACCCCCGCCGGTCCGCGCGCGAAGGGCTGA
- a CDS encoding DUF4397 domain-containing protein, whose amino-acid sequence MSSRIVRAACTLAASGVLALALAPVAPAAPAEGAATVTVFHGIPGTPVDVYADGKELLSDFQPGTLTDPLTLPAGSYDIEVFAVGTSPSSGDPVVEKQIDVPGGANASVTANLSEGGQPALNAYVNDVSTVPDGKSRLTVRHVAAAPAVDVRADGQAVFKDLKNPGEATGEVPAGTVNADVTLAGTGEVVIGPAKLDLADGASTIVYAWGSAEDDNLALKVQTLTTGSKTPGAPSAGGAGAAVANDDAALYAAAAGAGLVALIAGVRLAHRRR is encoded by the coding sequence ATGAGCAGTCGTATCGTGCGTGCCGCGTGCACGCTCGCCGCATCCGGAGTACTCGCTCTCGCTCTCGCGCCCGTGGCCCCGGCCGCCCCGGCGGAGGGCGCGGCGACGGTCACCGTCTTCCATGGCATCCCCGGCACGCCGGTGGATGTGTACGCCGACGGCAAGGAGCTGCTGTCGGACTTCCAGCCCGGCACACTGACCGACCCGCTGACGCTGCCGGCCGGGTCCTACGACATCGAGGTGTTCGCGGTGGGCACCTCGCCCTCCTCCGGCGATCCCGTCGTGGAGAAGCAGATCGATGTGCCGGGCGGGGCGAACGCCTCGGTGACGGCGAACCTCAGCGAGGGCGGCCAGCCGGCCCTGAACGCCTACGTCAACGACGTCTCCACCGTGCCCGACGGCAAGTCGCGGCTCACCGTGCGCCACGTCGCCGCCGCTCCGGCCGTCGATGTACGGGCCGACGGCCAGGCCGTCTTCAAGGACCTGAAGAACCCCGGCGAGGCCACTGGCGAGGTACCCGCGGGCACGGTCAACGCCGACGTGACGCTCGCCGGCACCGGGGAGGTGGTGATCGGCCCGGCGAAGCTCGACCTCGCCGACGGAGCTTCGACCATCGTCTACGCCTGGGGCAGCGCCGAGGACGACAACCTCGCGCTCAAGGTGCAGACGCTCACCACCGGCTCGAAGACGCCGGGCGCGCCGTCCGCGGGCGGCGCGGGGGCGGCCGTCGCGAACGACGACGCCGCGCTGTACGCCGCTGCGGCGGGCGCGGGCCTCGTAGCCCTGATCGCCGGCGTCCGACTGGCCCACCGCAGGCGGTGA